A stretch of DNA from Globicephala melas chromosome 4, mGloMel1.2, whole genome shotgun sequence:
TGATTTAAGCTCTAACTGGCAGAGGATTTGCATGAGGAATCTAGTTAAAATTCCAATTAATAAGAGTGAACTTATTAAACTTTCCAAGTGCTATCACTAATTCATCTCCAGGAGAAcgtttgaataaaataaacatttttagtttAGATAGGCTCTGCTGCAAAGCAAAGGCCAGAATGTCCTAAGGTGATACAGGATCTGGGTACTTAACTCCAgtttaatttgttatttaatgatgatgatgatgaaaataaaattaactctCTGTTATATTTGttgtgattgtttttattttaattttacattcacattctctttttaatttgtttctcaaTGTGCTGTGTCATAGTGTGTTTTCATAATTGATGTGTACAGAAGGATGAAGGGCTTGGTCCATAGGCACTCAGTAGTTATTTGTTGAATCCCATGATGCATCCAGTacataaattatatgaaattcttgAAAGGTTTTCTTTTACCCTGAGGAAACATTCAATTTAATAGTTAATGTaagagatgggaaaaaaatgaacatagcATTTCATCCAATTTAAATGTTAGAGTCACTGAAATTTGCTTTTGCTAtcactttcttcattttatttatgaattgTGAGAATAATTCAATTCAACTAGCAAGTTAAAGAATGCTAATCCAAAAAAAcgttttaaagtctttaaaatcAGCACGAAAGTCACTTTGTAGGATAAAAGTTGGCTTCTGAGAAAACATATATAAgcaatcatatttttatattgattcctGTGATAAAATTAGGGATGCACTTCCATAAAGGAATAATTGTTGGCTCTGACACACAATAAAATACTCACTATTAATAGGGGAGTGATGGTctcaaaaacatgtattttttttgttttgtttggggctttttttttcacttttttttcaagtaaaaaaattttttttcctgtgaagtgACAGTTTATGAGTACACATGGTATTATACTTAagttattatataatacataagtattatgtcaaaattaaattaataactgAATTTACCAAAGAGAAGTTTAAAGGTATTTCCTGACTTGAAATTGGCTAGTGGCTCTAGCTATGCccagagttgtttgttttttttaatgaccccAGAGCATGAGCAGGGCTGTGGGCCAAGGTGAGGGGCACTTGGAAAAGCCCTGCCCAGGGTGGCCCGACTGCCATGTGGGCAGCTGCGCGGGGATGCTCTTCACCAGTGACTAGAAAACACTAAGGTCTCCTCAGGGCCTTTCTACCCTATTTCGACTTAACCCCACAATGACCCCATGAGATAGGTGCAGTTAGGCTGAGTCTGTGCCTGGAACCCAGAGCCACTAAGCATTTTGCAGCCCTCAGGCAGCTCCCTTTGGCTGTAGAAGAGGGAGTGTAGGTGGAtaggctgggggcagaggggcaaACAACGTTATGAACTACagttcaaactttttttttttaacatattttacctCTTAATATTCAAAGCAGTAATATGGATTCTTAGGCATGTGTTTGCTTTGTTGTTAATACCACTCTGTTTTGAATCCTTAGAAGTTCTTTAgattaaagaaacaataaaagcactccatttttattatttccacaaGCACTTAGTTCCCAGAATGGGTCTTAGTTTGACTAATTCACAAATCAGCACTTGAAGCTACTCTAAATAGTGAAGCTAAAATGTGGTAATTAATAATGTCTTTTATGGGAATGCCTTTTAAGTATTacctattattatattttaaaatcaactttgttCTATTTTGATCTTTTTGTTGGTGATAGTGTATGTTGTTTGTTAGTTTTTCCCTATTTAATCTACTCTTCATGAGTCATTTGATGGTCTTTTGCCCGTGGCAATAAAATTTTGACCTAAGAATAGCTTGAGTTCTATCACAAGTTCTTAATTTGTTTGCCATAAATAACTCATTTAGAATATCAAAGCTCTTGTCTTATACTTGCCTCTAGCAGAGCTATCAAATAACCTTTCCCATACAGGTAAAGGATATAAGGCTATACaggtagaaaaaaataagtcCAGTGACGAATGTAAAACTTACTTGTAAGAATTTGAAAGTGAGAAAAAGTGAAAAGTATCATCATTCAAATGTCTTATTCTAAACCCCATGTGAATGCATAGATTTCCTCCTTGAAGTATAGTTACTGGTTCAAAGTGGAAATGTGGCAGGCATGCCTCAAAGCCCTATTGGTTTGCTCTTAAGGCTTGGCAAAGTTGTATAATCTTGTTTGCTAGGCTTTAGGGAATAATAATGTCAGCCTGAACATCGAGATTTGGGAGATTAGAGAGCGAAACCAAGACCAGCACTTATTTTTACCTAAAGAATGTATATAAGTTTCTGTGATTTCttcaaagggaagggaaaaaattattaaaaaacacattttgaaacaTATGTTGGATGTCTTAGAAGTTACGGTGAACTTTACTTTCTGAAccagcagaaaaaataaaagtgccaCTCAGTAATAACAAGCATTTCTCCAAAACCATTCattcacttgataaatatttatactttccCTTGATAAATCTGCCCTTGGTCACTCTTTGTGCTATTTAGAAAGTTATGATGCATGGTTTCTTGTAAAAAGTTATGTCTTtccacttaaatattttcttgctcTGCTTTGGTTTACCACCAGATATGGTAGAAATGCTCATATCTGACACAATTTGGACCTAATTGTTGAGTTACTAGGAAAACTCAAAGTAGGgatgtcatttaaaatatatatatatactttagacAATTTAACTTAAGGTATGTAAGTGTCGATTCATCATTCTTTTGATGGTTCAAAGTGGAACCATGGTTCAAAGTGCAACCTTTCCTTTGCATACGTGTGGGGTTTGCTGATTGGAGTTCTTTGGCTTCTTTCTTGCTTGAACCTACATTCATTACACATCGTCTGTGGTttctggtttcaatttcattatagTGGAGCAAGccttaagtatatttttaaagtagattcttctggatttttattattcattcccTAAGCTTAAACTAACTTACCTGTACCTAATTCAAAGGCAGGTTTTTTGTCTTGAGATTTGCCTTTTGTCCTCCCAAAGCATTCAACTTAGTTTTCATGAAAACAGCAATCCTTTTCATTCACTCATAATTTATGATTTCtgtaatcattaaaatatataattacaataaTGAGGTCACCTGGCAAAAACACGTTTTGGAACAGAGACTCTTTGTGAGCAAACAGTTCACTTGGGAGCAGAGGCCTTCAGGTTCAGCAGCGTTCCAGCCAGAGGCATTCAGCTCTGCGCATCAATCTGAATGTTTTACTGGGGCAGTGGAGAGGTCGGTTAAGTGAGTTTCTACTGTTGAATCACCTAAGCCGTAAGGAGCAaactttttcaaactctttggtGCCTAATCAGTCATCATTTATAAGAGTGCAGATCCTCAGCTGCCTTTATAGGatgatttattgttttattttctttgctaaaAATCTGTTTTCACCCTAATCCTTAATAATTTTTACCTTCCTAGAACATTATCTTGAATGAGTAATTATTTGCAGTAGTTACTGGTTAGCTTATTTAAGGCTTTATTTCCttggattcttttttctccatgtCAATATTAGTGGAAGATCTATAGCCGTCAGAATTGAAAACTTCTAAAGGACCTGTAGAGTATATCATTGCCTCATTTATCTTGACTTACAGTACTTGGTTAtataatgatttttataaattgagCACCCATTTTTCATCTCTGTCTTTTCGGTTTCTGTTCCATTTGCTTTCTACTACTTAATGTGTACCACCTGCACCTTCAGAAATGTATGTGACTAGCTGACAGTTTCTGACCTCATGGACTATAAGGCTATGTTGGTCTCATCACTGCATGCTAGATCTGGTTATATGAAAGTGTATACACAAGAAGACATATAGGGAGCACAGGTGTGCTGCTGCCTGTGCTATCTGTGCAGTTAGCAGTTTCACAGCATGAAGCTCTATGGAAGCATTGGTGAAATCAGACACATATTCCTGTACAGGCATCCTGGGAACTCAGAATTATACTTAAGAGGTGCATTGGTCCAGAAGGAGAACTTACAAAACCATGGCTCAGACTCCTTCCTTGCTCTTTCATAAATACATGACCTTAGAGAAGTCAGTTAAACTCTGAGAACCATTTCCTCCTCTAGAACGGAAACTGCCTGacccatagtaggtgctcaacaaaggCTCCAAAATTCTTGCAACTTCAGTTCTCACCTGTTGCTTTACATGTCTGCCTTTGCTCATGTTACTCTCTGTGCTTGGTGTGCCTCTTCTCCACCTGACTAATCGATCTTCAAACTTGAAGGTGTTCCCCCCAAAAGCCTCCCTGGATGCCCCCACCTGAGTCCCATACCCCTCTTTCCTTAGTCAATGTACCTTCTTGTAGCCTTTGTATAGACTCTTGCCTCTTCCTGGGTATATTGCCAACTCCCTTTTCACATGAGAAACTtcaatttatttctcatctttcaGCCTAAGTGTCATTTCCTCTTTGAAGCACTACCTGACTCTATTTCCAGACTCAGGTGTTGTTCCTCAGTGTACCCCAATTGTTCTGTGTATCATATGTCACACATTATATTGTCATTATTTAGTTCCATGGCTCACTCCGTATTAAAGTGTAAATTCTTTGAGGATGGAGAccaagtcttttttcttttcccagcgtgcctggcacatagttgctGCTTATTAAATGTCTGTTGAACTGAATGAATTtgcaaaatggaataataatcatCACATCCTCCATATCTGAAAAGTTTGTtgttaggaaaaataaagaaataaataaagcattgttAGGACTTCATCAActgaaacactgaaaatattttttccttgcctTATCAAACAGTttgctgtataatattttatgatCAGGCCATGAATCTGGGAACTAGCTTCCTCCTTAAATCATTTCTGAGTCATGAATACCTTTGAAAATTTGACGGATCTTTGAAGGATcacctggtgggggtggggaagaccaGGAATTCACCTATGTAGAAGATTTGGCACACACTGCAAGAATTCACAGATATCCTAAGCTCGTCACATTTTTTCTGGTTCATGGAAACTAGATTGAGAATCTCTGCTATAACTTATTTTATCACGAGATTAAAAAGTGATCGTACCAAACATCTAAGATCAGTTCCCAAGGTAGGAAGGAGGCTTAGTTAAACCTATAGgttaaaaagaaacttaaaatgagaagaaatgactGAATGGCCTTAAGGGACAGCTACTATAAAAGCAGATAAAAAATAagttcaaggggcttccctggtggcgctgtggttgacagtccgcctgccgatgcagggggcgtgggttcgtgccccggtccgggaagatcccacatgccacggagcggctgggcccgtgagccatggccgctgagcctgcgcatccggagcctgtgccccgcaacaggagaggccacagcggtgagaggcccgcgtactgcaaaaaataaataaataagttcaaaggcttccctggtggcgcagtggttgagagtccgcctgccgatgcaggggatgcgggttcatgccccggtccgggaagatcccacacgccgcagagcagctgggcccgtgagccatggccgctgagcctgcgcgtccggagcctgtgctctgcaacgggagaggccacaacagtgagaggcccgcgtaccaaaaataataataataataagttcaaGAAGCAGACACACCCTGACGGGTTTCCTTTGAACTTGAATTGTGGGGAATGCAGGCAAAAACAGTATGGTTCATGCAACCAAGTACTCAAGTGATTTGAGTTTTCAGTAGACACAGTTGATaggggaggaggaaaaaagaccagtattaaaatctcttttttcatctttgaacAGGAGGCATCTAAACTGGATACAGTGGGCTTCCCtcctgattttgtttttgtctatTGTGGCCCTCACTTCTGGGACTGAGACCTCACAGCATAACCTGGCAGGACATGGATTTCATCACGATGCCTTCTTCAGCCCATCCAATTCCTGTCTTCTTTTCAGAAGTGAGTGCTCCGGAAAAGACAATTGCACGGCAAAGGAGTGGACTTTTTCTGAAGCTCAGTGGAACACCACGGCCAGGGTTTTCAGTCATATCCGTCTTGGCTTGGGCCATGTTCTTATTATAGTCCAGTGTTTTATTTCTTCGATGGCCAATATCTATAATGAAAAGATACTGAAGGAAGGGAACCAGCTCACTGAAAGCATCTTTGTACAGAACAGCAAACTCTATTTCTTTGGCATTCTTTTTAATGGGCTGACCCTGGGCCTTCAGAGCAGTAACCGTGATCAGGTTAAGAACTGTGGGTTTTTTTATGGCCACAATGCATTTTCAGTAGCCCTTATTTTTGTAACTGCATTCCAGGGCCTCTCAGTGGCCTTTATTCTGAAGTTCCTGGATAACATGTTCCATGTCTTGATGGCCCAGGTCACCACTGTCGTCATCACAACGGTGTCTGTCTTGGTCTTTGACTTCAGGCCCTCCCTGGAGTTTTTCATAGAAGCCCCGTCAGTTCTTCtctccatatttatttataatgccAGCAAGCCTCAAGGTCTGGAATACGCACCTAGGCAAGAAGGGATCCGAGATCTAAGCGGCAGTCTTTGGGAGCGCTCCAGTGGGGTAAGTTTGTGACGATGCCGCATTTTTGCCTGTTCTTCCCAAATTCAAAGTGTAGttatacaagaaaagaaatagatcaGTGCTGATTTGGCACAGGGCGTATTGGATCTCTCTGTGACTTAccgttcaacaaacatttgttggaCTCCTTATGTATAAGGGCTCATGATAATGCTGTCAGGGGTTGAGAAAAAGTATAAATCACAGCCTCAAGGACCTTATGCATTAGTTGTATCATAGAATATTACAGTCACAGAACCAGAAGATGCATCACAGGTTATCTTGTCTAGTCTCCTagttttacaagtgaggaaacagactcagagaggctAACTGGGTTACAGATAGTAAGTGAAAGAACTGGTGCCAAACCCATTCATTACTCTTTCCACCCCACTGTAGTTGGGGAAACAAGCCTCATTCGTAAGAAAAGTTGATCTTTGACATTAGTAAGTCTTGTTAAATATAAGTCAAAAGCCTGGCTTCTTTCTTTTCGCTGTAGCTTTTCGTAAACCAGAGTGTGCCAGAAGGGCAACCTTGTTTATCTCGCTAAGACGGTGGTTCCCAAGGTTCCCAAAAGGATCGCTGCAAATGCATAGTGATCTCTTGGAGGCTCAAGTTAcgagatatatatttaaataaaacatgaaatggAGTCCTCTATCTAGGTTTAAATTTACAGTTTTCATGACAACACAAAATATGAGATAGTTCACACAATGAACATTTTACTCTTCGGGAAAGTTAACCTATTTCTTATTAGATACAGTTCATGGCAAAGCTTCCCTCAGTAATGCCTCTGAAGTGATGATATTTACAACAGATTCTTAAGATGAAAAAATTAGAAGCCTGCTCTGATATCAGTTAGAATATAGATTTAGAAATCCTGTATTCTTTTCCAACAGTCTAATAACACTGCTTGCCCTACTTTTTTAGGTAGAAGAAAATCAATGTAGGTAACAAGGCCTAGTTTATACCTATTTCTGCAGCCTTTAGTCATttccctccaagaccagcagagGCCGCTCCTTACTTGGCTCTTGTTAACTTTGAAATTCAAAAGTACTGAAGTGCATTCCAATTTTTTATCTCATTGTATGCCTGCGGTTAACTTTCCaagaacttatttatttaatttcatttaacaaGATTAtagtttaattaaataaaatccatGATTTGTTAGTAAGGTTTCTCCTTAGTAATCATTAAAAATGGGACATTTCTAGTTTTGTCCTAATTAATTACTGATTTCATGTTTCCGTTTAGGATGGAGAAGAACTGGAGAGACTTACCAAACCCAAGAGTGATATTGAATCAGATGAAGATGCTTTCTAACTGGTACCCAAATAGTTGGCAGCTCTCATAAACCTTATCTTCACATTTTCAGCATGtgtgatatttatctttccaCTTTGATAAACCAAGAACATTTCTAAAGCATAAAACTCTTTGCATATATCTAACCGCTCCCTAAATAATTCCAACCAAAGCTTAGAGTACCCAAAGGCTAAAAAGTTCTAAGGAACTGACCTAAGAATAATAGTATGGAGACTGCATTAATGGCCTGGTACTTAGTAGGTCAAGATATATTTGCAGATTATTTTCCTTGTTCCTCCATTCCAGAAAACTTGTAATAATCATGTTAGCTGTACcctataaatatacaaatagagATCAGTTTGCCAGATTTTCAGAATTGTGTAGTTCTGCTCTGCATGCCATAGTCTTCCCTTTTTTATCGTTATAAATATCACCTAGGTTGACCCTTGAATTTTGAGACCATGGAGATAgtcattttgtaattaaaaagcaATGAGACTCTAAAAATGTGGTTGAAGGACCTTAATAACTGGCCACAACATTGATTTGAGAGTAGTGTAGTCTGTGCTAAATGTTTTGCCAAAGAagcaaatttttcaagaaaaatctcagaattttaatttttaggaatTTGTGGGAAATCTTATTTTTAGTGGTTGTCTTTTGATGTTTTTCTACACAAATAAGCTTCCATTTAGGTGAAAGTGGGTTTCCAGTCCCCACAGTTATCACTTGTATTTTACATCACTTAAACGAGCTATGGTGGGTTTTTTCTCCTCAGTTTGACCACATGACTCTTGAATTACTCTATTTTGGAGAACTAATAAGCCACTTTTATTAGTTATTAAATAGAACTTATgactattttatatctttatatcatACTCTGTTCCTAAAGGTTGAGACACTGGCTTCAGAATCATGCCAGGTTGTCAGTAAGACTATTGCCGAAGAGTTCTTTTAAAAGAGTCACTTTGCAAACAAATGACTTTTACTGAAATATGAATAGTATTACTCTAAAAAGAGGAAGGCCAGTAATAAATAAAGCACTTTATAGTAACCATATTGCACCCTTAAACTGCATGGTATTTTTTGAGGTATTTTTGCATGCATCCACTTGAGTCTATGAGGTAGGAAGTCAGGtgatagataatttaaaaatgagaaaacagaaatgacttgcccaaggccatatgGTGGATGGTGATGGGACAAGTGTTGGCTTCAGCTAATAGACCTGTGTGTTTATAGAGCACTACACTGTAAATGTGAGCTTTAAGTTGTCGTTTTCATGCAGTCTGTACATCTCTTCTTTCCCCTAAATTTCATACAGATAAATATAAGATAATACTATTACATAATCCATCTGTGATATCCAGAACAATATGAATGGCAAGAGTTGGtggaaatttataaataaaataactattaaaCACTTACCTTGTGTTGCCACTTTGTTATATGAGATGGAAtgcagagtatttttaatttcaaaacgtAATttcaaaagaacttttaaaactgtcTCTTTTTCAGTAGATCTTGACTTCTGAGAATAGCAAAACTTTACCTTATCATAGGCGTTCCATCAGAGTAATGTGAAACAGAAAGATTACTTTATTATGGCAATTCATTTTAAGGTAAAGAAAATCAGCTATAGGAAGACCTCACTTTTAGGAAATATAGCATATAAAACATACTTATTAAACACATAAAATTGCAACAGTATTACTTGTGAAGGTATTGCCTACGGGATATATTAAATAGCAGATCCCACTAATTCATGGAGATTGATTTTCTCATTTACAGTTGCTTTTTCACCCTCCTTTTCAGGAAAGCATTTATTGCCCAAAGGAAGGTTTACTCATCTTAATTTACA
This window harbors:
- the SLC35A5 gene encoding UDP-sugar transporter protein SLC35A5 isoform X2 translates to MESNYCGHPVLSSSSAMYTFLLGAIFIALSSSRILLVKYSANEENKYDYLPTTVNVCSELVKLVFCVLVSFWVLKKDHQNRNLRCGSWKEFSNFMKWSIPAFLYFLDNLIVFYVLSYLQPAMAVIFSNFSIITTALLFRIVLKRHLNWIQWASLLILFLSIVALTSGTETSQHNLAGHGFHHDAFFSPSNSCLLFRSECSGKDNCTAKEWTFSEAQWNTTARVFSHIRLGLGHVLIIVQCFISSMANIYNEKILKEGNQLTESIFVQNSKLYFFGILFNGLTLGLQSSNRDQVKNCGFFYGHNAFSVALIFVTAFQGLSVAFILKFLDNMFHVLMAQVTTVVITTVSVLVFDFRPSLEFFIEAPSVLLSIFIYNASKPQGLEYAPRQEGIRDLSGSLWERSSGDGEELERLTKPKSDIESDEDAF
- the SLC35A5 gene encoding UDP-sugar transporter protein SLC35A5 isoform X1 encodes the protein MESNYCGHPVLSSSSAMYTFLLGAIFIALSSSRILLVKYSANEENKYDYLPTTVNVCSELVKLVFCVLVSFWVLKKEDHQNRNLRCGSWKEFSNFMKWSIPAFLYFLDNLIVFYVLSYLQPAMAVIFSNFSIITTALLFRIVLKRHLNWIQWASLLILFLSIVALTSGTETSQHNLAGHGFHHDAFFSPSNSCLLFRSECSGKDNCTAKEWTFSEAQWNTTARVFSHIRLGLGHVLIIVQCFISSMANIYNEKILKEGNQLTESIFVQNSKLYFFGILFNGLTLGLQSSNRDQVKNCGFFYGHNAFSVALIFVTAFQGLSVAFILKFLDNMFHVLMAQVTTVVITTVSVLVFDFRPSLEFFIEAPSVLLSIFIYNASKPQGLEYAPRQEGIRDLSGSLWERSSGDGEELERLTKPKSDIESDEDAF